The genomic interval CTCCAGCCCTTCCCGCTGAATCGTCATTGCGCGAGCACCTCCTTGATGGCGGCGACAGCCCCGTCCATGTCCGCGCGCGTCCTCACTTCCGTGACGGCGACCAGCACGCCTCCTTCGAGCGAAGCATCGTCCTTGCCGAGGTCGTAGCCGAACAGATAGCCGCGCTCGAGCATTTCGCGCTGCACCTTCGAGACGGGACGAGCTACGCGAACGGCGAACTCGTTGAAGAAGGGGGCATCAAACAGCGGCTCGACACCCGGAACCTCGAGCAACCGGGCGCGGAAATAGTGGGCCTTGTGGTAATTTTGACGAGCGAGTTCCTGCAACCCTTGCTTGCCCATGTACGCCAGGAAGACCGTGGCCGCGATCGCGCAGAGGGACTGATTCGTGCAGATGTTCGAGGTCGCCTTTTCCCGGCGAATGTGCTGCTCGCGCGCTTGGAGCGTGAGCACGAATCCGCGCCGCCCGTCGGCGTCAGTCGTCTCGCCGACAAGGCGCCCTGGAATCCTCCGCATGAGGAACTCCTGAACGGCCATCACGCCGAGATACGGTCCACCGTACGACAGGTTGATGCCGAGCGGTTGACCCTCCGCGACGACGATGTCCGCCCCCATTGCGCCGGGCGCCTCCAGGAGCCCGAGCGCAATCGGGTACGTCTGCACGACGAGGAGCGCCCCCCGGGCGTGCGCAATTTCGGCAATCGCGCGCAGATCCTCGATGGCACCGAAGAAGTTCGGATACTGCACGCAGACGCACGCTGTGTCCTCGTCGACCGACGCCGCCAGCGACTCCATGTCGATCCGGCCGTCGCGGTGCGGGACCTCTTGAAGCCGGATGGTCTGGCCGTTGGCATAGGTCTGAAGCACCCTGCGAGCTTCTGGATGCAGCGTCGCGGAGACCACGACCCTTTCCCGCCGCGTGTGCTGACACGCGACGAGCGCCGCCTCGGCGAGGGCAGTCACGCCGTCGTACATGCTCGCATTGGCGACGTCCGTTCCCGTCAGTTCCGCGATCATCGTCTGGTATTCGAAGATGGCCTGGAGCAAGCCCTGGCTCATCTCCGGTTGGTACGGCGTGTACGAGGTGTAGAATTCGGACCTGGAGATGATGGCATCCACCACGCTCGGCTGGTAGTGCTCGTAGGCACCTGCGCCGAGGAAGGACACCAGCTGACCGAGATGCCGATTTTGCGCCGCAAGCTGCTCCATGTGCTTGCCGAGTTCAAGTTCGGGCATG from Alicyclobacillus acidocaldarius subsp. acidocaldarius DSM 446 carries:
- the gcvPA gene encoding aminomethyl-transferring glycine dehydrogenase subunit GcvPA, yielding MSRFGYLPHTDEDQEEMLRALGIERVEELFRDIPPSIRLTSALDLPRPMPELELGKHMEQLAAQNRHLGQLVSFLGAGAYEHYQPSVVDAIISRSEFYTSYTPYQPEMSQGLLQAIFEYQTMIAELTGTDVANASMYDGVTALAEAALVACQHTRRERVVVSATLHPEARRVLQTYANGQTIRLQEVPHRDGRIDMESLAASVDEDTACVCVQYPNFFGAIEDLRAIAEIAHARGALLVVQTYPIALGLLEAPGAMGADIVVAEGQPLGINLSYGGPYLGVMAVQEFLMRRIPGRLVGETTDADGRRGFVLTLQAREQHIRREKATSNICTNQSLCAIAATVFLAYMGKQGLQELARQNYHKAHYFRARLLEVPGVEPLFDAPFFNEFAVRVARPVSKVQREMLERGYLFGYDLGKDDASLEGGVLVAVTEVRTRADMDGAVAAIKEVLAQ